The Struthio camelus isolate bStrCam1 chromosome 12, bStrCam1.hap1, whole genome shotgun sequence genome includes a window with the following:
- the AAGAB gene encoding alpha- and gamma-adaptin-binding protein p34 isoform X2: MAAAGPYALVASCAAGFAGEELVKRITGKDDLTVNASASGGVNFYPWTIDNKYYSANIHFCVVPNTFLVTGEIAESVQAFVVYFDSTIKSGLDSVSEWLPLTEEWLPEVMILVCDRVSENGVNRQQAQEWCIKHGFELVELSPEELPDEDDDFPESTGVKRIVQALNANVWSNVVMKNDRTQGFGLLSTLAGANCGIGSEENQNTESNPPSAGREESHLDNREDAASTNNVEIDSIVDPMLDMDIQELASLTTGEGDLENFERLFSKLKEMKDKAATLPHEQRKLHAEKESALPVWAHSPFYPATITVVKTASL, encoded by the exons atggcggcggccgggccctaCGCGCTGGTGGCCAGCTGCGCCGCCGGCTTCGCGGGCGAGGAGCTCGTCAAAC GTATCACTGGAAAAGATGACCTTACTGTGAATGCATCTGCAAGTGGAGGAGTGAATTTTTATCCCTGGACAATAGATAATAAATATTATTCTGCAAACATTCACTTCTGTGTGGTACCGAACACGTTTCTTGTTACAGGAGAAATTGCTGAATCTGTGCAAGCATTTGTGGTTTACTTCGACAGCACAATA aaatctgGACTTGATAGTGTCTCTGAATGGCTTCCCCTGACAGAGGAGTGGTTACCAGAAGTCATGATCCTGGTCTGTGACAGAGTATCTGAAAATG GTGTTAATAGACAgcaagctcaagaatggtgcatcAAACATGGCTTTGAACTGGTAGAACTTAGCCCTGAGGAACTGCCTGATGAAGATG ATGACTTTCCAGAATCCACAGGAGTGAAACGAATTGTACAAGCCTTGAATGCCAACGTATGGTCCAACGTAGTCATGAAAAACG ACAGGACCCAGGGCTTCGGCCTTCTCAGTACATTAGCAGGTGCGAACTGTGGCATTGGGTCAGAAGAGAACCAAAATACAGAA TCCAATCCACCATCGGCAGGCAGAGAAGAATCCCATTTAGACAACCGAGAAGATGCAGCTAGCACAAACAACGTAGAGATTGACAGCATTGTAG atCCCATGTTAGATATGGACATTCAAGAGTTAGCCAGCCTAACCACAGGAGAAGGTGACCTGGAGAACTTTGAAAGGCTAttttcaaagctgaaagaaatgaaag ATAAAGCAGCAACGTTGCCTCATGAGCAGAGAAAACTACACGCAGAAAAG
- the AAGAB gene encoding alpha- and gamma-adaptin-binding protein p34 isoform X1 — MAAAGPYALVASCAAGFAGEELVKRITGKDDLTVNASASGGVNFYPWTIDNKYYSANIHFCVVPNTFLVTGEIAESVQAFVVYFDSTIKSGLDSVSEWLPLTEEWLPEVMILVCDRVSENGVNRQQAQEWCIKHGFELVELSPEELPDEDDDFPESTGVKRIVQALNANVWSNVVMKNDRTQGFGLLSTLAGANCGIGSEENQNTESNPPSAGREESHLDNREDAASTNNVEIDSIVDPMLDMDIQELASLTTGEGDLENFERLFSKLKEMKDKAATLPHEQRKLHAEKVAKAFWMAIGGDRDEIEGLSSDEEN, encoded by the exons atggcggcggccgggccctaCGCGCTGGTGGCCAGCTGCGCCGCCGGCTTCGCGGGCGAGGAGCTCGTCAAAC GTATCACTGGAAAAGATGACCTTACTGTGAATGCATCTGCAAGTGGAGGAGTGAATTTTTATCCCTGGACAATAGATAATAAATATTATTCTGCAAACATTCACTTCTGTGTGGTACCGAACACGTTTCTTGTTACAGGAGAAATTGCTGAATCTGTGCAAGCATTTGTGGTTTACTTCGACAGCACAATA aaatctgGACTTGATAGTGTCTCTGAATGGCTTCCCCTGACAGAGGAGTGGTTACCAGAAGTCATGATCCTGGTCTGTGACAGAGTATCTGAAAATG GTGTTAATAGACAgcaagctcaagaatggtgcatcAAACATGGCTTTGAACTGGTAGAACTTAGCCCTGAGGAACTGCCTGATGAAGATG ATGACTTTCCAGAATCCACAGGAGTGAAACGAATTGTACAAGCCTTGAATGCCAACGTATGGTCCAACGTAGTCATGAAAAACG ACAGGACCCAGGGCTTCGGCCTTCTCAGTACATTAGCAGGTGCGAACTGTGGCATTGGGTCAGAAGAGAACCAAAATACAGAA TCCAATCCACCATCGGCAGGCAGAGAAGAATCCCATTTAGACAACCGAGAAGATGCAGCTAGCACAAACAACGTAGAGATTGACAGCATTGTAG atCCCATGTTAGATATGGACATTCAAGAGTTAGCCAGCCTAACCACAGGAGAAGGTGACCTGGAGAACTTTGAAAGGCTAttttcaaagctgaaagaaatgaaag ATAAAGCAGCAACGTTGCCTCATGAGCAGAGAAAACTACACGCAGAAAAG GTGGCCAAAGCCTTCTGGATGGCGATTGGAGGAGACAGAGATGAAATTGAAGGTCTCTCCTCCGATGAAGAAAACTAA
- the AAGAB gene encoding alpha- and gamma-adaptin-binding protein p34 isoform X3 has product MAAAGPYALVASCAAGFAGEELVKRITGKDDLTVNASASGGVNFYPWTIDNKYYSANIHFCVVPNTFLVTGEIAESVQAFVVYFDSTIKSGLDSVSEWLPLTEEWLPEVMILVCDRVSENGVNRQQAQEWCIKHGFELVELSPEELPDEDDDFPESTGVKRIVQALNANVWSNVVMKNDRTQGFGLLSTLAGANCGIGSEENQNTESNPPSAGREESHLDNREDAASTNNVEIDSIVDPMLDMDIQELASLTTGEGDLENFERLFSKLKEMKDKAATLPHEQRKLHAEKVPAAKFP; this is encoded by the exons atggcggcggccgggccctaCGCGCTGGTGGCCAGCTGCGCCGCCGGCTTCGCGGGCGAGGAGCTCGTCAAAC GTATCACTGGAAAAGATGACCTTACTGTGAATGCATCTGCAAGTGGAGGAGTGAATTTTTATCCCTGGACAATAGATAATAAATATTATTCTGCAAACATTCACTTCTGTGTGGTACCGAACACGTTTCTTGTTACAGGAGAAATTGCTGAATCTGTGCAAGCATTTGTGGTTTACTTCGACAGCACAATA aaatctgGACTTGATAGTGTCTCTGAATGGCTTCCCCTGACAGAGGAGTGGTTACCAGAAGTCATGATCCTGGTCTGTGACAGAGTATCTGAAAATG GTGTTAATAGACAgcaagctcaagaatggtgcatcAAACATGGCTTTGAACTGGTAGAACTTAGCCCTGAGGAACTGCCTGATGAAGATG ATGACTTTCCAGAATCCACAGGAGTGAAACGAATTGTACAAGCCTTGAATGCCAACGTATGGTCCAACGTAGTCATGAAAAACG ACAGGACCCAGGGCTTCGGCCTTCTCAGTACATTAGCAGGTGCGAACTGTGGCATTGGGTCAGAAGAGAACCAAAATACAGAA TCCAATCCACCATCGGCAGGCAGAGAAGAATCCCATTTAGACAACCGAGAAGATGCAGCTAGCACAAACAACGTAGAGATTGACAGCATTGTAG atCCCATGTTAGATATGGACATTCAAGAGTTAGCCAGCCTAACCACAGGAGAAGGTGACCTGGAGAACTTTGAAAGGCTAttttcaaagctgaaagaaatgaaag ATAAAGCAGCAACGTTGCCTCATGAGCAGAGAAAACTACACGCAGAAAAG